From Paenibacillus graminis:
GATGGTTAAGCGGCGGGTTAACTTACAACGGATATGGAAAATTAAGATTCCAAACCCATTCCTGTGAAATTGACAATTTAGCTTATCATGAATCAAGTGCTACTGATGAATCATTCACCACATTCGCCATAGCATACTACATCAATAATAAACTAGTTACTGAAGATTCATATAAAGCTTTTGTTAAAGAAGAAGATGTTAAAAGGGATGTAACGTGGTATGAATTTTCTCAAGAGAATATATCAACAGTGACTTCAAAAACAAGATAGTGATATTACGTGATATATAACAATGAGAAAACTTTTTATAGAATATTTAAATGGATATGCTGAGTTTGAATAAAAATGATGAAGTAAAAGCATTACGCGTATCTGACTCTTTTACGGGACTTTCTATACCTGTAGGATAGTAGAATCTCTTAGAGGGGAGCAAAACAGCGTGTTCATAGTAAACGTAGAAGGTGCAATCTGTAGAGATGATAAATGGCTTATGATTACACGAAGCACCAAAGAAGAACATGCGGGAGGTACTCTGTCTCTTGTAGGAGGAAAAGTTGATGTTGAAGGTAACACACTCGAAATCCTGGAACGGACTGTAAAGCGTGAACTGTATGAAGAAGTGGGCATCGAGATAAAAGATACTGTTATTTTTGCATATAGCTCCTCCTTTGTAACAGATGATGGACGCAACGTTATAAATATGGTCTTCCTATGCGAATATGACAGCGGTACAGCACATAGCAAAAGTCCAGATGAAGTTGAAGCCGTACATTGGATGACCTACGATGAAATAATGAATCACCCTAAGGCTCCTCCTTGGACAAAAGAGAGTATTAGAAGAGTAGCGTTAGCAAGGATATAAAAATAATGATGAAAAATGTTTATGTTGTGCAACATTGCAAAATCCCTTCACTTTGAACATAGAGCCAATTATTTGATAATCCAATAGTTATAAGGTGATTATATTGTTCATTGAAACAAACAGGCTGATCATCCGTGACCTTATAGAGCAAGACGCGGAGGCGTTACTTGAAATAAAATACGACAAGCAGGTAATGAAGTACCATCCGGCATTCTTTGGTGAAAACGCAACTATTGATTTTATTAAAGTTGTCATTGCGTTCTTTCAGAGCATAAAAGAAAGAGGTGTTATTTACGACGAGAAATATCCTGAACGAGGTTGCTTATCTGCTGTATGTTTAAAAGACTCCGGCGTAGTTATCGGTGTAATTACGTTTAACCAGCATACACATGTAAACGAATGGCATGTAGGATGGTATTTTTTAAGCCGATATACCGGCCAGGGTTACGCATCTGAAGCAGGCGCAGCGGCTTCCGATTATTTTCTTGAAGCAATATCGCTGGATTATATTTCGGCTGATGTGCGTGATGACAACCCCGCTTCGTTTAGAACCGCACAAAAAAGCGGGTTTAAGTTGATAGAAAAACGAATAGGTTTTGATTATGATAACCCTGATTGCAATGTAGAGGATGTTGGTTCATGCAGTTATTACTTCCAGAAACTCAATAAGAATAAAACCAGGGCATAAGGTGAAAAAATGTCACGGAGTCCGTTAAAGAGAGGACCAGAGCGATACACGCCCTGGTCCTCATTCGTATCAAGTAAGCAGCACGTCCTTGGAAGTTTAACTGCATCAGAGTTTTCTATTGCTCGAACTTGCATGAACAAAGAGACCTTTCCGTATTTTTTAGAAAGTGCAATGCTTGCGATTTTCACCTTTTCAAGGCAGGAGTCGGTTTCAAGGTATTCGTAGCAGTTCACCGACTATTTAAAAAAGTCACCAAGATATGGTATGATTTGGTTGGCATTATTTTTGTATGGAGGACACGGTATGAAGATCCTATTTTGTTCTGACCCCTTGGATAGCAAGGTTATTGATCAAGAATATGAACAGGAATACAAATGTG
This genomic window contains:
- a CDS encoding NUDIX hydrolase yields the protein MFIVNVEGAICRDDKWLMITRSTKEEHAGGTLSLVGGKVDVEGNTLEILERTVKRELYEEVGIEIKDTVIFAYSSSFVTDDGRNVINMVFLCEYDSGTAHSKSPDEVEAVHWMTYDEIMNHPKAPPWTKESIRRVALARI
- a CDS encoding GNAT family N-acetyltransferase; its protein translation is MFIETNRLIIRDLIEQDAEALLEIKYDKQVMKYHPAFFGENATIDFIKVVIAFFQSIKERGVIYDEKYPERGCLSAVCLKDSGVVIGVITFNQHTHVNEWHVGWYFLSRYTGQGYASEAGAAASDYFLEAISLDYISADVRDDNPASFRTAQKSGFKLIEKRIGFDYDNPDCNVEDVGSCSYYFQKLNKNKTRA